One genomic window of Cupriavidus sp. P-10 includes the following:
- the panP gene encoding pyridoxal-dependent aspartate 1-decarboxylase PanP has translation MKPDSFREQTSQSTDGGDDCPLRWFDADLGAFESLERLIAEHPADFFAGERFDPVGACATREAVFASVELPENPTSPQAHADHLLNEVFRHVMPVASPTFVGHMTSSLPSFMPSLAKVVAALNQNVVKLETSGALTGLERQVIGMLHKLVFAQDSAFYARWLHDADHALGAICSGGTVANLTALWASRNNLLGARDGFAGIHRAGLMAALRHYGHDGLAIVVSERGHYSLGKAADVLGIGRDNLVPVGVDADGRMRIDLLRDTMRDLQQRNIRPMAIVGIAGTTETGAVDPLDAIADVAQEAGCHFHVDAAWGGATLLSERERWRFAGIERADSVVIDAHKQFYVPMGAGMVLFRSPAWTQEIIQHANYIVRKGSVDLGRHTLEGSRGAAAVMLYANFHLLGRKGLAQLIDRSIDNARYFASLIAQQPDFELDSHPQLCILTYRHVPETVRAALATASADRREKILDALDALTISIQEMQRDAGRSFVSRTQLTSTQWGGRPIAVFRMVLANPDTTPAILQDILDEQRVLAAASPCMAPLMALVGAPDAA, from the coding sequence ATGAAACCGGACAGCTTTCGCGAACAGACCTCACAAAGCACGGACGGGGGCGACGACTGCCCCTTGCGCTGGTTCGACGCGGATCTTGGTGCATTCGAATCGCTCGAGCGATTGATCGCCGAGCATCCGGCGGATTTCTTTGCGGGCGAGCGTTTTGACCCGGTTGGCGCGTGCGCCACACGCGAGGCGGTGTTCGCGTCGGTTGAGCTGCCCGAGAATCCGACATCGCCGCAAGCGCATGCCGATCATCTGCTCAACGAAGTGTTTAGGCACGTGATGCCCGTGGCATCGCCCACTTTCGTCGGACACATGACGTCGTCACTGCCGTCGTTCATGCCCTCGCTGGCCAAGGTGGTGGCAGCGCTGAACCAGAACGTCGTGAAGCTCGAGACGTCGGGCGCGCTGACAGGGCTCGAGCGCCAGGTCATCGGCATGCTGCACAAGCTGGTGTTTGCCCAGGACAGCGCGTTCTATGCGAGATGGCTGCACGATGCCGATCACGCGCTCGGCGCGATCTGTTCTGGCGGCACGGTCGCCAACCTCACCGCGCTATGGGCGAGCCGCAACAACTTGCTGGGCGCGCGTGATGGCTTCGCCGGCATCCATCGGGCCGGACTGATGGCTGCGCTGCGCCATTACGGCCATGACGGGCTTGCAATCGTCGTCTCGGAGCGCGGGCACTACTCGTTGGGAAAGGCAGCCGATGTCCTTGGCATCGGACGCGACAATCTCGTGCCGGTCGGGGTCGATGCAGACGGTCGCATGCGCATCGACCTGCTGCGCGACACCATGCGTGACCTGCAGCAGCGCAACATCCGGCCGATGGCGATCGTCGGCATAGCGGGGACGACAGAGACGGGCGCGGTCGATCCGCTCGACGCGATCGCGGATGTTGCACAGGAGGCCGGCTGCCATTTCCACGTGGATGCCGCATGGGGCGGCGCAACCCTGCTGTCGGAGCGCGAGCGCTGGCGCTTCGCGGGCATCGAGCGCGCCGATTCCGTCGTCATCGATGCGCACAAGCAGTTCTACGTGCCGATGGGTGCCGGCATGGTGCTATTCCGGAGCCCGGCGTGGACGCAGGAAATCATCCAGCATGCGAACTACATCGTGCGCAAGGGCTCGGTGGACCTGGGGCGCCATACGCTCGAAGGATCGCGCGGCGCGGCGGCGGTCATGCTCTATGCGAACTTTCATCTGCTTGGTCGCAAGGGGTTGGCGCAGTTGATCGATCGTAGCATCGATAACGCCCGCTACTTTGCATCGCTGATTGCGCAGCAGCCGGATTTCGAGCTCGACAGCCACCCGCAGCTTTGCATCCTGACCTATCGCCATGTGCCCGAGACCGTGCGTGCCGCGCTGGCAACGGCTTCGGCCGACAGGCGCGAGAAGATCCTGGACGCGCTGGATGCGCTGACCATCAGCATTCAGGAAATGCAGCGCGATGCCGGCCGCTCGTTCGTATCGCGCACGCAGTTGACGTCGACACAGTGGGGTGGCCGACCGATTGCCGTTTTCCGCATGGTGCTGGCCAACCCGGATACGACGCCTGCCATCCTGCAGGACATCCTCGACGAACAGCGCGTGCTGGCGGCGGCCAGCCCGTGCATGGCGCCGCTGATGGCGCTGGTGGGGGCGCCGGACGCCGCGTGA
- a CDS encoding 3-keto-5-aminohexanoate cleavage protein: protein MNFLDGHLYPENQQPLIITAAPYAPGWIPSDFPEDIPITMEEQIQKAVDCYEAGAAVLHLHVREADGKGSKRLSMFNELIAGVRARVPEMIIQVGGSISFAPEGDGAEAKWLSDDTRHMLAELDPKPDQVTVTVNTTQMNVTEHAGVDDFKGVSRGFPHLYGTYKDMIVPSNPSFIEEHIRRLTAAGIQSEFQVYNINSFETIERLIRRGVYKGPLVMNWVAISGGMDQANIYNLANMLRAVPDGAVVTVESSVLNVLPINMIGMALGLHVRCGIEDVLWNQTRTGKMSSVEQIKQLVRIAGEFGRPIATAKQAREICKIGVFYDTAEETLQANGFAPNRNGGNQGFLRKPD from the coding sequence ATGAACTTTCTTGACGGCCACCTGTACCCGGAGAACCAGCAGCCTCTGATCATCACGGCCGCTCCCTATGCGCCGGGCTGGATTCCTTCCGATTTCCCGGAAGATATCCCTATCACAATGGAGGAGCAGATCCAGAAAGCGGTGGACTGCTACGAAGCAGGCGCCGCGGTGCTGCACCTCCATGTGCGCGAAGCCGATGGCAAGGGCAGCAAGCGCTTGTCCATGTTCAATGAACTGATCGCCGGGGTACGCGCCCGTGTGCCGGAAATGATCATTCAAGTTGGCGGCTCCATCAGCTTCGCTCCCGAGGGCGACGGCGCGGAGGCAAAATGGCTCTCCGACGACACGCGACACATGCTGGCTGAACTTGATCCGAAGCCCGACCAGGTGACGGTGACCGTCAACACCACGCAGATGAACGTGACGGAGCACGCTGGCGTCGATGACTTCAAGGGGGTATCGCGCGGATTCCCGCACCTCTACGGGACCTACAAGGACATGATCGTGCCCTCGAATCCCAGCTTTATCGAGGAGCACATCCGTCGCCTGACGGCTGCCGGCATCCAAAGCGAGTTCCAGGTCTACAACATCAACAGCTTTGAAACGATTGAGCGTCTGATTCGCCGCGGCGTCTACAAGGGGCCGCTGGTGATGAACTGGGTGGCGATCAGCGGCGGCATGGATCAGGCGAACATCTACAACCTGGCCAACATGCTGCGGGCCGTGCCCGATGGTGCAGTGGTCACAGTGGAAAGTTCGGTGCTCAATGTGCTGCCCATCAATATGATTGGCATGGCGTTGGGCCTGCACGTGCGGTGCGGCATCGAGGATGTGCTGTGGAACCAGACTCGCACGGGCAAGATGAGCTCCGTGGAACAGATCAAGCAATTGGTACGTATCGCCGGCGAATTCGGTCGCCCGATAGCGACAGCGAAACAGGCACGAGAGATCTGCAAGATCGGCGTTTTCTACGACACGGCGGAGGAGACGCTGCAGGCCAATGGCTTCGCGCCCAACCGGAACGGTGGCAACCAGGGCTTCCTGCGCAAGCCGGACTAA
- a CDS encoding SagB/ThcOx family dehydrogenase — protein sequence MQRCKGARERGLSDALRSPSPRKQRLSVAELGEMLYLSAGITARRGGLALRASPSSGALFPSELYVLAHKVEGLPAGLYHYDPEHNRLDALGAAPAALGAPQADGADAAVVLTAVFRRTGYKYRDRAYRYAVADAGHLLENLRLAGHQAGMQATLVARFDEMLAAKAIGVDGFEEGVLAIMDLRPAASGVVSTGDASRARFAAPPVPAGVTTGVTTGVTTGVTGMVHLATSLQRLPDEVSAGHIALPPPEPTAAGVTDTIVQRRSQRRFLDEPVPLATLSSMLADMALPPQLSGAIRINLVVNRVAGLRPGVYRYLPQHALVRVRDSDSAAAAQAAALSQDVIGNAAVVLVLSADRAHMLAEGARGYRHAFLEAGMLGERWLLGAVARGLAACPVGGFYDDEAAALIDVDGQSQWVLHFAGLGVSTGT from the coding sequence ATGCAGCGCTGCAAGGGTGCCCGCGAGCGCGGCCTGAGCGATGCGCTGCGCTCGCCCTCGCCGCGCAAGCAGCGCCTGAGCGTTGCCGAGTTGGGCGAGATGCTGTACCTGTCGGCCGGCATCACGGCGCGGCGTGGTGGCCTGGCACTGCGCGCCTCGCCCTCTTCCGGCGCGCTGTTTCCCAGCGAACTCTATGTCCTGGCGCACAAGGTCGAGGGCTTGCCGGCCGGGCTCTATCACTACGACCCGGAGCACAATCGGCTCGACGCGCTGGGCGCTGCACCGGCCGCGCTCGGCGCGCCTCAGGCAGATGGCGCCGACGCGGCCGTGGTGCTGACTGCGGTGTTCCGCCGCACCGGCTACAAGTACCGCGACCGGGCCTACCGCTATGCGGTCGCGGACGCTGGCCACTTGCTCGAGAATCTGCGGCTCGCGGGGCATCAGGCGGGAATGCAGGCGACGCTCGTCGCGCGCTTTGACGAGATGCTGGCCGCCAAGGCCATCGGTGTCGATGGCTTCGAGGAAGGCGTGCTTGCCATCATGGATCTGCGACCCGCAGCCAGCGGCGTGGTGTCCACCGGCGACGCTTCGCGCGCGCGCTTCGCAGCGCCGCCGGTTCCCGCCGGCGTGACAACCGGAGTGACAACCGGCGTGACAACCGGCGTGACAGGCATGGTGCACCTGGCCACGTCGCTGCAGCGGTTGCCCGACGAGGTGAGCGCCGGGCACATCGCGCTACCGCCGCCTGAGCCCACCGCCGCAGGCGTGACCGACACGATCGTCCAGCGGCGCAGCCAGCGGCGCTTCCTCGACGAGCCGGTGCCGCTCGCGACGCTGTCATCGATGCTGGCCGACATGGCGCTGCCGCCCCAGCTATCGGGCGCCATCCGCATCAATCTGGTCGTCAATCGTGTCGCGGGCCTCCGCCCGGGCGTGTATCGCTACCTGCCTCAGCACGCGCTGGTACGCGTGCGCGACAGCGATTCCGCCGCTGCGGCCCAGGCGGCCGCATTATCGCAGGACGTGATCGGCAACGCCGCAGTGGTGCTGGTGCTTTCCGCCGATCGCGCGCACATGCTGGCGGAAGGTGCGCGTGGTTATCGCCATGCCTTTCTCGAGGCGGGCATGCTGGGCGAGCGCTGGCTGCTCGGCGCGGTTGCCCGCGGCCTGGCGGCCTGTCCGGTGGGCGGGTTTTACGACGACGAAGCGGCGGCCCTGATCGATGTCGATGGGCAAAGCCAATGGGTGTTGCACTTCGCGGGTCTCGGCGTGTCGACTGGAACGTAG
- a CDS encoding GntR family transcriptional regulator — translation MTAKTATRTRPAAVPETEEAAGQRGKLTDLAYEQIEEAIVTLQLAPGSSVSELQLSEMTGIGRTPIREAIQRLAREHLIMVLPQRGLLIAPIDVGKQLRLLETRREVERLICRSAARRATPEQRDHFKRVAKEFEQSSRNGDDVAFVRADREFNELCLVAARNEFADGAMRLMHGLSRRFWYLHYKEAADLPTMSKLHAAVASAIARGEVDGAGDALDALLDNIEEFTRATVLGDYR, via the coding sequence ATGACCGCTAAAACCGCTACCCGCACACGCCCCGCGGCTGTACCAGAGACTGAAGAGGCTGCCGGCCAGCGCGGCAAGCTGACCGACCTGGCCTATGAGCAGATCGAGGAAGCCATCGTGACGCTGCAACTGGCGCCAGGCAGTTCGGTATCGGAACTGCAGCTGAGCGAAATGACCGGCATCGGACGCACGCCCATTCGCGAAGCGATCCAGCGGCTGGCGCGGGAACACCTGATCATGGTGCTGCCGCAGCGCGGCCTGCTGATCGCGCCGATCGACGTCGGCAAACAGCTGCGCCTGCTGGAGACTCGCCGCGAGGTAGAGCGCCTGATCTGCCGCAGCGCCGCCCGGCGCGCCACGCCCGAGCAACGCGACCATTTCAAGCGGGTGGCCAAGGAGTTCGAACAGTCGTCACGCAACGGCGACGACGTCGCGTTCGTACGTGCCGACCGCGAATTCAACGAGCTCTGCCTGGTGGCTGCGCGCAATGAATTCGCCGATGGCGCCATGCGGCTGATGCACGGCCTGTCGCGCCGGTTCTGGTACCTGCACTACAAGGAAGCAGCGGACCTGCCCACGATGTCGAAGCTGCACGCCGCCGTGGCATCGGCGATTGCGCGCGGCGAGGTGGACGGCGCCGGCGATGCGCTCGACGCACTACTGGACAACATCGAAGAGTTCACGCGGGCCACGGTCCTGGGTGACTATCGTTAG
- a CDS encoding sterol desaturase family protein, which produces MMTERQRKFREQYKADISPLYNGLLHIAVIYGVGAGALWWSIQRLHNVTWEWALILPVFLAGNFVEWFMHSYVMHRRINVFALRAIYERHTRQHHQYFTDQEPTIDTTREFRIVFFPWRVLATLGVGGGGLGYLASLIFNANAGYFVFITMVAQYLIYETFHYCCHVHDNWFVRNMPFINTIRRHHTAHHNMGIMMKYNMNLTFPIADYIMGTSDLRRGLVGHLFNGYSEAHVKEELKPIIQKFRTDHSRVNLDGPMLDEEERRAMAA; this is translated from the coding sequence ATGATGACGGAACGTCAACGCAAGTTCAGGGAGCAGTACAAGGCCGATATCAGCCCGCTCTACAACGGGTTGCTGCATATCGCCGTGATCTACGGCGTCGGCGCTGGCGCGCTCTGGTGGTCAATCCAGCGGCTGCACAACGTGACCTGGGAGTGGGCGCTGATCCTGCCGGTATTCCTGGCCGGCAACTTCGTCGAATGGTTCATGCACAGCTATGTCATGCACCGCCGGATCAACGTCTTTGCGCTGCGTGCCATCTATGAGCGGCACACGCGCCAGCACCACCAGTACTTCACCGACCAGGAGCCGACCATCGACACCACGCGTGAATTCCGCATCGTGTTCTTCCCGTGGCGCGTGCTGGCAACGCTTGGCGTGGGCGGCGGCGGGCTGGGCTACCTGGCATCGCTGATCTTCAATGCCAACGCCGGCTATTTTGTCTTTATCACGATGGTGGCGCAGTACCTGATCTATGAGACCTTCCACTATTGCTGCCATGTGCACGACAACTGGTTCGTGCGCAACATGCCCTTCATCAACACGATCCGGCGTCATCACACGGCGCATCACAACATGGGCATCATGATGAAGTACAACATGAACCTCACGTTCCCGATCGCTGACTACATCATGGGCACTTCGGACCTGCGCCGGGGCCTGGTCGGTCATCTGTTCAATGGCTACAGCGAAGCGCACGTCAAGGAAGAGCTGAAGCCGATCATCCAGAAATTCCGCACGGACCATTCGCGTGTCAACCTGGATGGCCCCATGCTCGATGAGGAGGAGCGGCGGGCAATGGCCGCCTAG
- a CDS encoding type II toxin-antitoxin system VapC family toxin: MIVLDTNVLSELMRGQPEPAVVDWLDRQAQDSLVITAVTVAELLHSIARLPDGHRKTGLQEAALQMLDQEFEGRVLPFDEDAAVHYAALVSQRERAGCPISMADAQIAAICRHHAAALATRNGQDFEGVGIVLANPWLD, from the coding sequence ATGATCGTGCTCGACACCAATGTCTTGTCGGAGTTGATGCGGGGCCAGCCTGAGCCCGCCGTCGTCGACTGGCTCGATCGACAGGCACAAGATTCCCTGGTCATCACCGCCGTGACGGTTGCCGAGTTGTTGCATAGCATTGCCCGTCTGCCCGACGGGCACCGCAAAACCGGGTTACAGGAAGCCGCGCTACAGATGCTCGACCAGGAATTCGAGGGCCGGGTACTGCCTTTCGACGAGGATGCCGCGGTGCACTACGCCGCGTTAGTGTCCCAGCGCGAACGCGCAGGCTGCCCGATCAGCATGGCGGACGCGCAGATTGCAGCCATCTGTCGGCACCACGCCGCCGCGTTGGCTACACGCAACGGCCAGGACTTCGAAGGGGTTGGCATTGTGTTGGCCAATCCCTGGCTGGATTGA
- a CDS encoding FitA-like ribbon-helix-helix domain-containing protein, whose amino-acid sequence MATLTIRNLDEEVKARLRLQAAQHGRSMEEEVREILRRALSKPSGLGGLGSRLQQRFATLADPGLDLPSRAEQPRSADLPE is encoded by the coding sequence ATGGCAACGTTGACGATCCGCAACCTGGATGAAGAGGTGAAGGCACGGCTGCGGCTCCAGGCGGCCCAGCACGGGCGCTCCATGGAAGAGGAAGTGCGCGAGATTTTGCGGCGCGCGCTAAGCAAACCGTCTGGCCTTGGCGGCCTGGGCAGCCGTTTGCAACAGCGCTTTGCCACGCTGGCCGATCCGGGGCTGGACCTGCCCTCGCGCGCCGAGCAACCGCGGTCCGCGGATTTGCCCGAATGA
- a CDS encoding alpha/beta fold hydrolase: MNARAPLTTLALAGAWPQPSFVSIASGTPVPYVEAGSGDPMVFVHGSLCDYRYWEPQIASLSKDFRCFAPSLGHYWPQASAFGRGDFSWEAHVAEVAEFIDALSLGQVHLVGHSRGGCIAFHLACKYPHLVNTLTLADPGGPLQATPQAGAGKLPPATHALREKAAALIEQGEFDAGLNLFVDSVTMPGFWSKSSQSFRRMALDNALTLPKQLRDPLPAYTREAAGKIQCRTLLIDGQKSPRMFRSTVEKLHEWIVQAKRQTIAGASHGMNIANPGAFNRAVAELAS; this comes from the coding sequence ATGAATGCACGAGCGCCCCTGACTACGCTGGCTCTTGCCGGTGCCTGGCCACAACCTTCTTTTGTCTCCATTGCCTCCGGCACCCCCGTTCCCTATGTGGAAGCCGGGAGCGGCGACCCAATGGTATTCGTGCACGGGTCGCTGTGCGACTACCGCTATTGGGAGCCGCAGATCGCTTCTCTGTCGAAAGACTTCCGCTGCTTCGCTCCGAGCCTGGGCCACTATTGGCCGCAAGCCAGTGCGTTCGGACGCGGCGACTTCAGTTGGGAGGCGCACGTCGCGGAAGTTGCGGAGTTCATCGATGCGTTAAGTCTGGGGCAGGTCCATCTGGTCGGCCACTCGCGTGGCGGTTGCATTGCGTTTCATCTGGCGTGCAAATACCCTCACTTGGTGAACACGCTCACGCTCGCGGATCCAGGCGGCCCACTTCAGGCAACGCCGCAAGCAGGGGCCGGAAAATTGCCGCCGGCCACTCATGCGTTGAGAGAGAAGGCCGCGGCATTGATTGAGCAAGGTGAATTCGATGCCGGTCTGAATCTGTTTGTAGACTCGGTAACCATGCCTGGTTTTTGGAGCAAGAGTTCCCAGAGCTTCCGCAGGATGGCGCTCGATAATGCGCTCACACTGCCGAAGCAGCTGCGTGACCCCTTGCCCGCCTACACTCGCGAAGCGGCCGGTAAAATCCAGTGTCGAACGTTGCTGATCGATGGGCAAAAGAGTCCGCGCATGTTCCGTAGCACGGTCGAGAAGCTTCACGAATGGATCGTGCAAGCCAAGCGTCAGACAATTGCCGGAGCCTCTCACGGCATGAATATTGCCAACCCAGGCGCGTTCAATCGGGCGGTTGCCGAGTTGGCTAGCTAG
- a CDS encoding alpha/beta fold hydrolase, which yields MTDDDVLVVGQGPVTVVAVHGIQGTRGAWSPLAEQLADRCTFVLPNLPGRGEAMPPAAAQACSLEAYAQVLRRTLSTHVRGPFVLAGWSMGVSVVLAYLADDRKMPGQPLPAELLLVSGTPQLNAVQWFEPAAPKALLEAIAMRERRLGLREAADHRTVAWTWESIRHTDQRPGLGLVRCRTLVIHGSEDDDCPLTHGAMLANGIPDAELVVLHGAGHSVLTQCTPEIARHLRERWPAQVV from the coding sequence ATGACGGACGATGACGTATTGGTCGTGGGGCAGGGTCCGGTAACGGTGGTCGCCGTGCATGGCATCCAGGGCACGCGCGGCGCGTGGTCGCCGCTGGCGGAGCAACTGGCCGACCGGTGCACTTTTGTCCTGCCCAACCTGCCGGGACGAGGGGAAGCGATGCCCCCAGCCGCCGCGCAGGCGTGCTCGCTCGAAGCCTACGCGCAAGTGCTTCGCCGCACGCTTTCCACCCACGTGCGCGGACCTTTCGTGCTGGCCGGATGGAGCATGGGCGTGTCTGTCGTGCTGGCCTATCTTGCCGATGACCGCAAGATGCCGGGCCAGCCGCTGCCGGCAGAGCTATTGCTGGTGTCCGGAACGCCGCAGCTCAACGCGGTGCAATGGTTTGAGCCTGCGGCACCCAAGGCGTTGCTGGAAGCGATTGCCATGCGCGAGAGGCGATTGGGGCTGCGCGAGGCAGCGGACCATCGCACCGTGGCCTGGACCTGGGAATCGATCCGCCACACAGACCAGCGCCCAGGGCTCGGCCTGGTGCGGTGCCGGACGCTCGTCATCCACGGCAGCGAGGACGACGATTGCCCGCTCACGCATGGCGCGATGCTGGCCAACGGTATCCCCGATGCCGAACTGGTCGTGCTCCACGGTGCGGGCCATAGCGTGCTGACCCAATGCACGCCGGAAATCGCCCGTCACCTGCGTGAGCGCTGGCCTGCGCAGGTGGTATAG
- a CDS encoding MFS transporter — MDMSAGALKLEAGIAARLERLPMTGYQRSLFGIIATAWFFDSMDLGLMTFVLGSIKAEFGLTAAQAGLLASSSFLGMFLGAAIAGLLADRFGRKPVFQVSMIFWGVGSLMCGLADSVTSLMIYRVLLGFGMGMEFPIGLSMVSEMVPAKSRGKYVAILEGFWPIGFIAAGALTYLLLPVIGWRGIFIALAVPAVFVFVVRRMVPESPRWLEDVGRKSEADAVMAGIEQRVERAWGRALPAVSATFGGTQAPSRKARFMELWSGPYARRTIMLWSVWFFALLGYYGLTTWLGALLQQAGYAVTKSVLYTVYISLAGIPGFIFSAWLLEKWGRKPTCALMLIGSAVAAYAYGQAAVHKVPVEQLIAAGLCMQFFLFGMWSVLYAYTPELYPTRSRATGSGFASSIGRVGSLAGPYLVGVLLPVAGQGGVFTLGALSFAVAAAVVLLLGVETRGKALEEVSQ; from the coding sequence ATGGATATGTCTGCAGGCGCCCTCAAGCTGGAGGCGGGTATTGCGGCGCGGCTGGAACGATTGCCGATGACCGGCTACCAGCGCTCGCTGTTCGGCATCATCGCCACGGCGTGGTTTTTCGATTCGATGGATCTGGGCCTGATGACATTCGTGCTTGGCTCGATCAAGGCGGAATTTGGCCTGACCGCCGCGCAGGCCGGACTGCTGGCCAGCTCCAGCTTCCTGGGCATGTTCCTGGGTGCCGCGATCGCTGGCCTGCTCGCCGACCGCTTCGGCCGCAAGCCGGTGTTCCAGGTCAGCATGATCTTCTGGGGCGTAGGCAGCCTCATGTGCGGACTGGCGGACAGCGTGACGTCGCTGATGATTTATCGCGTGCTGCTCGGGTTTGGCATGGGCATGGAGTTTCCCATTGGACTGTCGATGGTGTCGGAGATGGTGCCGGCCAAGAGCCGCGGCAAGTATGTCGCGATCCTGGAAGGGTTCTGGCCGATCGGCTTTATCGCGGCCGGCGCGCTGACCTACCTGCTGTTGCCGGTCATCGGCTGGCGCGGCATCTTCATCGCGCTGGCAGTGCCGGCCGTGTTCGTGTTCGTGGTGCGCCGCATGGTGCCCGAGTCGCCGCGCTGGCTGGAGGATGTCGGCCGCAAGTCAGAGGCCGATGCAGTGATGGCCGGCATCGAGCAGCGCGTGGAACGCGCCTGGGGCCGCGCGCTGCCGGCGGTATCCGCCACGTTTGGCGGCACGCAGGCGCCCAGCCGCAAGGCCCGCTTCATGGAGCTGTGGAGCGGCCCTTATGCGCGCCGCACCATCATGCTGTGGTCGGTCTGGTTCTTTGCGCTGCTGGGCTACTACGGGCTGACCACGTGGCTCGGCGCGCTGCTGCAGCAGGCCGGGTACGCCGTGACCAAGTCCGTGCTCTACACCGTCTATATCTCCCTGGCCGGCATTCCCGGGTTCATCTTCTCGGCATGGCTGCTGGAAAAGTGGGGCCGCAAGCCGACTTGCGCGCTCATGCTGATCGGCAGCGCCGTGGCCGCTTATGCGTATGGCCAGGCGGCCGTGCACAAGGTGCCGGTGGAACAACTGATCGCCGCCGGCTTGTGCATGCAGTTCTTCCTGTTCGGCATGTGGTCCGTGCTCTACGCCTATACGCCGGAGTTGTATCCCACCCGCTCGCGCGCGACAGGCTCCGGCTTTGCTTCGTCGATCGGCCGCGTCGGCTCGCTGGCCGGACCCTACCTGGTCGGCGTGCTGCTGCCGGTGGCGGGGCAGGGCGGTGTGTTCACGCTCGGCGCCTTGTCCTTTGCGGTGGCCGCCGCGGTAGTACTGCTGCTGGGCGTCGAAACCCGCGGCAAGGCGCTGGAAGAAGTGTCGCAATAA
- a CDS encoding iron-containing alcohol dehydrogenase, translated as MRVEDLVYFCAPARLVMGAGCRAQLPALLRRLGYRRGLVVTDTFFTGATPWVEELVAGARAQDVELLVFDGGIPDPTTTLCDAATTTVRERLGGLPVDHVIALGGGSNIDLAKALCLTLPGGRPVRAFLGSIDAGTPILPLVALPTTAGTGSEATPGAILVDPDNATKVAVMDNRLRPAVALVDPEFTYTCPPRVTADAGIDALTHAIESYLTLDSASFDRGGEPDPGYSGRNALTMLFAHESIRLCGQYLLRSYQDGSDTEARIGMSYASVYAALSYGSAGLNAVHGIAYAVAGLSHLSHGTTNAVMLPYVLDALGDVRREELLAVARLLGIAAGDPDAAVARVPGVVRDLVGAVGLPTTLQACGIGQGDLDMLVNDALGVTRLAKAFPVPDVPARYAAIVRNAWAGTLSVDAFAMAPQPEVV; from the coding sequence ATGAGAGTGGAAGACCTCGTATATTTCTGCGCGCCGGCGCGGCTGGTCATGGGCGCCGGATGCCGCGCCCAGTTGCCCGCGCTGCTGCGCCGGCTGGGCTATCGTCGCGGACTCGTGGTGACGGACACGTTCTTCACCGGTGCCACGCCGTGGGTCGAAGAACTCGTCGCCGGCGCCCGTGCGCAGGACGTGGAATTGCTGGTCTTTGACGGCGGCATACCCGATCCCACCACCACGCTGTGTGACGCGGCCACGACGACAGTCCGCGAACGGCTTGGCGGCCTGCCAGTCGACCATGTCATCGCGCTTGGCGGCGGCAGCAATATCGACCTGGCCAAGGCGCTCTGCCTGACCCTGCCCGGCGGCAGGCCCGTGCGCGCCTTCCTTGGCAGCATCGATGCCGGCACCCCCATCCTGCCGCTGGTCGCCCTGCCCACCACGGCCGGCACCGGCTCGGAGGCGACGCCAGGCGCGATCCTGGTCGATCCGGACAACGCGACCAAGGTGGCGGTCATGGACAACCGGCTGCGCCCCGCCGTGGCCTTGGTCGATCCTGAATTCACCTACACGTGTCCGCCGCGGGTCACCGCGGATGCCGGCATCGATGCGCTGACCCATGCGATCGAGTCCTACCTGACGCTTGATTCCGCCAGCTTTGACCGCGGGGGCGAACCGGATCCGGGCTACAGCGGGCGCAATGCGCTGACGATGCTGTTCGCGCACGAATCGATCCGATTGTGCGGCCAATACCTGTTGCGCAGCTATCAGGACGGGAGCGATACCGAAGCGCGCATCGGCATGAGCTACGCCAGCGTCTACGCGGCGCTGTCATACGGCAGCGCGGGACTCAACGCCGTGCATGGCATCGCCTACGCCGTCGCGGGCCTCTCGCACCTGTCGCATGGCACCACCAATGCGGTGATGCTGCCGTATGTACTCGACGCGCTGGGCGACGTGCGCCGCGAGGAGTTGCTGGCCGTTGCCCGCCTGCTCGGCATTGCGGCAGGCGATCCCGATGCCGCGGTGGCCCGCGTGCCTGGCGTGGTGCGCGACCTGGTGGGAGCGGTCGGCCTTCCGACCACGCTCCAGGCGTGCGGCATCGGGCAAGGCGACCTCGATATGCTCGTGAACGATGCGTTGGGTGTAACCCGGCTGGCCAAGGCTTTCCCCGTGCCGGACGTGCCTGCCCGCTACGCCGCCATTGTCCGCAATGCCTGGGCGGGCACGCTGTCCGTTGATGCGTTTGCCATGGCCCCGCAGCCCGAGGTGGTCTAG